One part of the Mustela erminea isolate mMusErm1 chromosome 11, mMusErm1.Pri, whole genome shotgun sequence genome encodes these proteins:
- the FIGNL1 gene encoding fidgetin-like protein 1, whose protein sequence is MQASSSRSVHLSEWQKNYFAITSGTCTPEQKADAYRAQILRIQYAWANAELSQVCATKLFRKYAEKYSAVIDCDNVETGLNNYAEHILALARSPQTDSDKWQSGLSVNSVFQLSDVQEMLRAGRKSRDSLSATAGASGVIHNEGIVLGPPHLIDFGASGESGPLTNAAPDTSGTQGIPDSSPSTCPQNAQPPVLTNSSKACPTSLTPFGDLATAKIHATPLFGNVNKENKNSPKANVGLNMFSSNQSCLPSGCENPRERKALYGPGTIDALSTPIVNKAVSKTEDNARKEESSLPTFKTAKEQLWVDQQKKYQPQRAPGSSYSGIKKSLGASRSRGIFGKFVPPIPKQDGGDQNGGMQYKAYGAGPAEPANPIDERLKNLEPKMIELIMNEIMDHGPPVSWEDIAGVEFAKATIKEIVVWPMMRPDIFTGLRGPPKGILLFGPPGTGKTLIGKCIASQSGATFFSISASSLTSKWVGEGEKMVRALFAVARCQQPAVIFIDEIDSLLSQRGDGEHESSRRIKTEFLVQLDGATTSSEDRILVVGATNRPQEIDEAARRRLVKRLYIPLPEAAARKQIVINLMSKEQCCLSEEEIALVVRQTDGFSGADMTQLCREASLGPIRSLQTVDIATITPDQVRPIAYVDFENALRTVRPSVSSKDLELYENWNRTFGCGK, encoded by the coding sequence ATGCAGGCCTCCAGCTCCAGGTCTGTGCACCTGAGTGAGTGGCAGAAGAATTACTTTGCAATTACATCTGGCACATGTACCccagaacagaaggcagatgcgtaCCGAGCGCAGATATTACGCATTCAGTATGCATGGGCAAACGCCGAGCTCTCCCAGGTCTGCGCCACCAAACTGTtcagaaaatatgcagagaaataTTCTGCAGTTATCGATTGTGACAATGTTGAGACTGGCTTGAATAACTATGCAGAACACATTTTAGCTTTAGCAAGATCTCCCCAGACCGACAGTGACAAATGGCAGTCTGGGCTGTCAGTAAATAGTGTTTTCCAGTTGAGTGACGTACAGGAGATGCTGCGTGCTGGCAGAAAATCCAGAGACTCTCTGTCGGCCACGGCTGGTGCGTCCGGAGTCATCCATAATGAGGGCATTGTCCTCGGTCCTCCTCATCTGATTGACTTTGGCGCTTCTGGGGAGAGTGGCCCGTTAACTAACGCAGCTCCTGATACAAGTGGGACCCAAGGCATCCCAGATAGCAGTCCTTCGACATGCCCTCAGAATGCCCAGCCACCTGTGCTAACGAACAGCAGTAAGGCCTGTCCTACATCCTTAACACCGTTTGGTGACTTAGCCACTGCAAAAATCCATGCCACACCATTATTTGGAAATGTCAACAAGGAAAATAAGAACTCTCCAAAAGCCAATGTAGGACTAAATATGTTTTCATCTAATCAGTCTTGTTTGCCTTCTGGCTGTGAAAATCCGCGAGAGAGAAAAGCTTTGTATGGTCCTGGCACCATTGATGCCCTTTCCACTCCCATAGTGAATAAGGCTGTTAGTAAAACAGAAGATAATGCCCGAAAAGAAGAGAGTAGCCTGCCTACTTTTAAAACTGCAAAAGAACAATTATGGGTAGATCAGCAAAAGAAGTACCAACCCCAGCGTGCACCTGGGTCTTCATACAGTGGTATAAAGAAGTCTCTGGGAGCTAGTAGGTCCCGAGGAATATTTGGGAAGTTTGTTCCTCCTATACCTAAGCAAGATGGGGGAGATCAGAATGGGGGGATGCAGTATAAGGCTTATGGTGCGGGACCTGCAGAGCCGGCAAATCCAATCGATGAGCGTCTGAAGAACTTGGAGCCAAAGATGATTGAGCTTATCATGAATGAGATCATGGATCACGGACCACCTGTAAGCTGGGAAGATATTGCCGGAGTAGAATTTGCCAAAGCCACAATAAAGGAGATCGTTGTGTGGCCCATGATGAGGCCGGACATTTTTACAGGTTTACGAGGACCCCCTAAAGGAATTCTGCTCTTCGGGCCGCCCGGGACTGGTAAAACTCTAATCGGCAAGTGCATTGCTAGTCAGTCCGGGGCAACGTTCTTCAGTATCTCTGCTTCTTCTTTGACTTCTAAATGGGTAGGTGAGGGGGAGAAAATGGTCCGTGCGTTGTTTGCCGTGGCAAGGTGTCAGCAGCCAGCTGTGATATTCATTGATGAGATTGATTCCCTGTTATCTCAACGAGGAGATGGTGAGCATGAATCTTCCAGAAGGATAAAAACGGAATTTCTTGTGCAGTTAGATGGGGCAACCACTTCTTCTGAAGACCGCATCCTGGTGGTGGGAGCAACCAATCGGCCACAAGAAATTGATGAGGCTGCCCGGAGAAGGTTGGTGAAAAGGCTTTATATTCCACTCCCAGAAGCTGCTGCTAGGAAACAGATCGTGATTAACCTCATGTCCAAGGAGCAGTGCTGCCTCAGCGAGGAGGAGATCGCCCTGGTTGTAAGGCAGACAGATGGGTTCTCGGGAGCTGACATGACCCAGCTTTGCAGAGAGGCATCCCTCGGGCCTATTCGCAGTTTACAGACTGTTGACATTGCCACAATAACACCCGATCAGGTCCGACCAATAGCTTACGTTGATTTTGAGAACGCCCTCAGAACCGTGCGGCCTAGCGTGTCTTCTAAAGATTTAGAGCTTTATGAGAACTGGAACAGAACTTTTGGTTGTGGGAAGTAA